The following proteins are encoded in a genomic region of Helicobacter macacae MIT 99-5501:
- the proB gene encoding glutamate 5-kinase — protein sequence MESKNSRKSCGAKSSQTNSTRTSSAQKSPAQTKRKQEISTQAISAQKDSMQASLAQPNTRANLTNCKTLIIKIGSSILASQDSSKNHSFPSADFISSLASQIAHLKSKIPNIIIVSSGAVACGFKQLGLKSRPKDIVDKQASAAIGQARLMWEYQQAFSKHSLQVAQILLTKDDLTSRKRFTHAHSCIMRLLHFGIIPIINENDTILVDELKYIETFGDNDNLAALVAGTISADLLLILSDVDGLYSANPATNPNARKIDEVEDIDEGVLALTQSDDTNLVGTGGMSSKLLATKKALNMGCAVAIIKGNEEQSITRFFELKRVGTYFALPKEILARRKKRFWIESVAIPQGKIIIDLGASQALRHNKSLLPKGILGVVGEFRSDEVVSICLQEGEKLLEIARGQSKYSATEVAKIARCDSRQIESILGKSRGDEVVHIDEIVLLG from the coding sequence ATGGAATCTAAAAACTCACGCAAATCGTGTGGAGCAAAATCTAGCCAGACAAACTCCACACGAACTAGCTCCGCGCAAAAAAGCCCTGCGCAAACTAAGCGCAAACAAGAAATCTCTACGCAAGCAATCTCCGCACAAAAAGATTCTATGCAAGCGAGTTTAGCACAGCCAAATACACGCGCAAATCTCACAAACTGCAAAACCCTCATCATCAAAATCGGTAGCTCAATACTTGCTAGCCAAGATTCTAGCAAAAACCACTCTTTCCCAAGTGCAGATTTTATCTCCTCTCTTGCTAGCCAAATCGCACACCTAAAATCCAAAATCCCAAATATCATCATCGTATCATCGGGTGCTGTGGCGTGTGGGTTTAAGCAGCTAGGGCTAAAATCTCGTCCAAAAGACATAGTCGATAAGCAAGCAAGTGCTGCTATCGGGCAAGCTAGACTTATGTGGGAATATCAGCAAGCCTTTAGCAAGCATAGCCTCCAAGTCGCCCAGATTTTGCTTACAAAAGATGACTTGACTTCACGCAAGCGATTCACACACGCGCACTCGTGCATAATGCGCCTCCTGCACTTTGGGATAATCCCTATCATCAACGAAAACGACACGATTTTGGTTGATGAGCTAAAATACATAGAAACTTTTGGGGATAATGACAATCTAGCTGCACTTGTCGCAGGCACGATAAGCGCGGATTTGCTACTGATATTATCTGATGTCGATGGGCTATATAGCGCAAACCCTGCTACAAATCCCAATGCCCGCAAAATCGATGAAGTAGAGGATATAGATGAGGGAGTGCTAGCCCTCACACAAAGCGATGATACAAATCTAGTAGGCACAGGCGGTATGTCTAGCAAACTCCTAGCGACAAAAAAAGCCCTAAATATGGGCTGTGCAGTGGCTATCATCAAGGGCAATGAGGAGCAATCTATCACGCGCTTTTTTGAATTAAAGAGAGTGGGGACATATTTTGCACTTCCAAAAGAGATTTTAGCTCGCAGAAAAAAGCGATTTTGGATAGAATCTGTGGCGATTCCACAGGGCAAAATCATCATCGATTTGGGGGCGTCTCAAGCACTAAGGCATAACAAATCCCTTTTGCCAAAAGGGATTTTGGGAGTTGTGGGGGAGTTTAGAAGCGATGAAGTGGTAAGTATCTGCTTGCAAGAGGGAGAAAAACTACTAGAAATAGCAAGGGGACAAAGCAAATATAGCGCGACAGAAGTAGCAAAAATCGCTAGGTGTGATTCACGCCAGATAGAGAGCATTCTTGGCAAAAGTAGGGGCGATGAAGTCGTGCATATTGATGAGATAGTATTGCTAGGATAG
- the flgG gene encoding flagellar basal-body rod protein FlgG gives MLRSLYTATTGMLGQQLQIDTTSNNIANVNTTGYKKQRAEFNDLFYQTLQYAGTATSETTMSPTGIEVGLGVRPGAIQKLFSQGSPKETENNLDVAIEGKGFFQIALPDGTIAYTRDGGFKLDDAGNMVTAQGYLLQPQITIPQDTTQINIGTDGTVSVVQANSGVSNVLGQIELATFINPAGLHSLGDNLYLNTTASGDPIVGVATTEGFGTLRQGFLELSNVKLVEEMTDLITGQRAYEANSKTIQTADSMLQTVNSLKR, from the coding sequence ATGCTTCGCTCACTATACACAGCCACCACAGGTATGCTAGGACAGCAGCTCCAAATCGACACCACCTCAAACAACATAGCAAATGTAAACACCACAGGGTATAAAAAGCAAAGGGCAGAATTTAACGACTTGTTTTATCAAACTTTGCAATACGCAGGCACTGCCACGAGCGAAACCACAATGTCGCCCACAGGTATAGAAGTAGGGCTAGGCGTGCGCCCGGGCGCAATACAGAAGCTTTTTTCACAAGGTAGCCCAAAAGAGACAGAAAACAACCTTGATGTAGCCATAGAGGGAAAAGGATTTTTCCAAATCGCTTTGCCCGATGGCACGATAGCCTACACTCGCGATGGCGGGTTTAAGCTAGATGACGCGGGCAATATGGTAACCGCACAAGGCTACCTCCTCCAGCCTCAAATCACAATCCCACAAGATACCACACAAATAAACATAGGCACAGACGGCACAGTCAGCGTGGTGCAAGCAAATAGTGGCGTAAGCAATGTGCTAGGGCAAATCGAGCTTGCGACATTTATCAACCCAGCAGGCTTGCACTCACTAGGGGATAATCTCTACCTAAACACAACCGCTTCGGGCGACCCTATCGTAGGTGTGGCGACTACGGAGGGGTTTGGCACGCTTCGTCAAGGGTTTTTAGAGCTTAGCAATGTCAAACTTGTAGAAGAAATGACAGACCTAATCACAGGGCAGAGAGCCTATGAAGCAAACTCCAAAACGATACAAACAGCGGACTCTATGCTACAAACGGTGAATTCACTCAAGCGATAA
- a CDS encoding FkbM family methyltransferase: MNKSNDANKSNNANQSNSASFGVGFQYLQTASFDADEVMSAVSLLHLRKQYFGEGVVAIDGGANIGSHAIAWGIEMTYFGEVLAFEPQERIYYALCGNITINNCFNVRALHAALGNPSQDSTQNPTIEVPILNYATNSSFGSLELRQRENNEYIGQPIDYSRTQKVPLISIDSLNLPRLDYVKIDCEGMEIEVLNGAMKAIQKHKPILQIEVIKSNPQEIVSLLKDYEIFPFGINFLCVHKDDPCLSHINKNE; the protein is encoded by the coding sequence GTGAACAAATCAAATGATGCAAATAAGTCAAACAATGCAAATCAATCAAATAGTGCAAGTTTTGGTGTAGGATTTCAATACTTACAAACCGCTTCGTTTGACGCAGATGAGGTGATGAGCGCAGTGTCTTTGCTACACTTGCGTAAGCAGTATTTCGGGGAGGGTGTAGTCGCAATCGATGGTGGTGCAAATATCGGCTCGCACGCTATCGCGTGGGGGATAGAGATGACTTACTTTGGCGAGGTGCTAGCCTTTGAGCCCCAAGAGAGAATCTACTACGCACTATGTGGCAATATCACTATAAACAACTGCTTCAATGTCCGCGCACTTCACGCAGCACTAGGCAATCCAAGCCAAGACTCCACGCAAAATCCAACAATAGAAGTGCCTATCCTAAACTACGCTACAAACTCATCATTTGGTAGCTTGGAGCTACGACAAAGGGAAAATAACGAATACATAGGGCAGCCTATCGATTATTCCCGCACGCAAAAAGTGCCACTTATCAGCATTGATTCTCTAAATCTGCCTAGACTTGATTATGTCAAAATCGATTGCGAGGGAATGGAAATAGAAGTGCTAAATGGTGCGATGAAAGCCATACAAAAGCATAAGCCAATCTTGCAAATCGAAGTGATAAAGTCAAATCCACAAGAGATTGTGTCCTTGCTAAAAGATTATGAGATTTTCCCTTTTGGGATAAATTTCCTTTGCGTGCATAAAGATGACCCTTGCCTATCACATATCAACAAAAATGAATAG
- a CDS encoding Maf family protein, producing MRSKIWRRESIKQVCKSKSQHAKITKSKIQSKQMILASTSSTRAKILEGFGVGFCQVDSGFDEEGLFEALLGEATKRVREFRECEGRDLRLQGGFYLQGDFCKNLSSNTLAHIKNLIGENVEGYLALNPKQIAWECAKGKLESALKKITQNHFTSSGSLREKNMQEVLKEGVLACDSVVVVHLPHIAKNLSANPTAKSALAMKSSIAPNSALTPKPTLTTKSLIAPKPATTTKSTQNLDSSLDFEVGFSQNQISTKSEDAKNNDTRNQHIKNQNTKNHARTNLLLRKAKTPTQARIMLELQSGNPISIITAFAYQSHKGFFCNIDCAEFLLDEFCQDDIEQYVKSSLWQGSAGCVKVEGFHKGYILSQKGLESCALGLSFERILPFLGII from the coding sequence ATGAGAAGCAAAATATGGAGGAGAGAATCCATAAAACAAGTATGCAAGTCCAAATCCCAGCACGCTAAAATCACAAAATCCAAAATACAATCAAAGCAAATGATTTTGGCAAGCACTTCAAGCACTCGGGCTAAGATTTTGGAGGGCTTTGGTGTGGGATTTTGCCAAGTTGATAGCGGGTTTGATGAGGAGGGGTTGTTTGAAGCACTGCTAGGTGAAGCGACAAAAAGGGTGCGAGAATTTAGAGAATGTGAGGGGCGGGATTTGCGCTTGCAAGGAGGATTTTATCTACAAGGAGATTTTTGCAAAAATCTCTCATCTAATACTTTAGCGCATATTAAAAATCTAATCGGGGAAAATGTGGAGGGCTATCTAGCACTAAATCCTAAGCAAATCGCGTGGGAATGCGCTAAGGGCAAGCTAGAATCCGCGCTTAAGAAAATCACGCAAAATCATTTCACTTCAAGCGGGAGTTTGAGAGAAAAAAATATGCAAGAAGTGCTAAAAGAGGGTGTTTTAGCCTGTGATAGTGTCGTGGTGGTGCATTTGCCACATATCGCTAAAAATCTTAGTGCAAACCCTACCGCAAAATCCGCTCTTGCTATGAAATCGTCCATTGCCCCAAATTCTGCCCTTACTCCAAAACCCACTTTGACTACAAAATCTCTCATCGCTCCAAAACCTGCTACCACCACAAAATCCACTCAAAATTTAGATTCTAGTTTGGATTTTGAAGTTGGGTTTAGCCAAAATCAAATCAGCACAAAAAGCGAAGACGCAAAAAATAACGACACAAGAAACCAACACATAAAAAATCAAAACACAAAAAATCACGCCCGCACAAATCTTTTGCTTCGCAAAGCAAAAACACCAACACAAGCTAGAATTATGTTAGAATTGCAAAGTGGCAATCCTATCAGTATCATCACTGCCTTTGCTTATCAAAGCCACAAGGGCTTTTTTTGCAATATTGATTGTGCGGAGTTTTTGCTAGATGAGTTTTGCCAAGATGATATAGAGCAGTATGTCAAATCATCTCTTTGGCAGGGTAGTGCAGGCTGTGTCAAAGTTGAGGGATTTCACAAGGGATATATCCTCTCTCAAAAGGGGCTAGAGTCTTGCGCTTTGGGTTTAAGCTTTGAGCGGATTTTGCCTTTTTTGGGGATTATTTAG
- the ccoS gene encoding cbb3-type cytochrome oxidase assembly protein CcoS — MNTPILTIMLIVSVAIGLIGLVVFLWGLRSGQFDDSVKITHGALFDTQDDLNLAYQASIKSNKGATMSENTTYKLAIIGAGPGGIGASIEAKLAGIDSLILFEKTATHNATLNKFYKDGKRVDRDYKGDKIELNGAIDFSDSNKEATLEMFGGLLSKHNINVAYQNDIESIVANADGEANDFTINTSGGKSYQAQSVIIAIGKMGQPNKPSYKIPSSILRQVNYNANSVQEGEKLLIVGGGNSAVEYACEFAKSNDTTLNYRRSEFTRINDTNAKELESTIASGKLKTKLGIDIESLSDENGKINAHFTDGSVEEFDRAIYAIGGSSPVDFLKKCHIDLDENSLPIVDENLQSSVKGVFVIGDILFKSGASIACALSQAQKVIAHIAPKLA; from the coding sequence ATGAATACACCAATCCTCACTATAATGCTTATCGTTTCGGTAGCCATAGGGCTTATCGGGCTTGTGGTGTTTTTGTGGGGGTTGAGAAGTGGGCAGTTTGATGACTCGGTGAAAATCACGCACGGGGCGTTGTTTGATACGCAAGATGATTTAAATCTAGCCTATCAAGCCTCTATAAAATCAAATAAAGGAGCAACAATGAGTGAAAATACAACTTACAAACTAGCTATCATAGGAGCTGGTCCGGGTGGCATAGGTGCGAGCATAGAAGCCAAGCTAGCAGGGATAGATTCCCTCATATTGTTTGAAAAAACTGCCACGCACAATGCCACGCTAAATAAATTTTATAAAGACGGCAAGCGGGTGGATAGAGACTACAAGGGCGACAAAATCGAGCTAAATGGCGCAATAGATTTCAGCGATAGCAACAAAGAGGCGACTTTGGAAATGTTTGGAGGGCTACTTTCAAAGCATAATATCAATGTCGCTTATCAAAACGACATAGAATCTATCGTGGCTAATGCAGATGGAGAAGCAAATGACTTCACTATAAACACTAGCGGAGGCAAGTCCTACCAAGCCCAATCTGTCATCATCGCCATAGGCAAAATGGGGCAACCAAACAAACCAAGCTATAAGATTCCCTCATCTATTTTGCGACAAGTAAACTACAACGCAAATAGTGTCCAAGAGGGCGAGAAGCTACTAATCGTAGGTGGAGGTAACTCCGCTGTGGAATACGCTTGTGAGTTTGCCAAAAGCAATGACACAACGCTAAACTACCGCAGAAGTGAGTTTACCCGCATAAATGATACCAATGCCAAAGAGCTAGAATCAACCATAGCAAGTGGCAAGCTAAAAACCAAGCTAGGCATAGACATAGAATCTCTAAGCGATGAAAACGGCAAGATAAATGCGCACTTTACCGATGGAAGTGTGGAGGAGTTTGATAGGGCGATATATGCTATCGGTGGGTCTTCGCCTGTGGATTTTCTAAAAAAATGCCATATCGACTTAGATGAAAATAGCCTGCCGATAGTCGATGAAAATTTACAAAGCAGTGTGAAAGGCGTGTTTGTGATAGGGGATATTTTGTTTAAATCTGGTGCAAGTATCGCTTGCGCGCTTTCCCAAGCGCAAAAAGTCATCGCTCATATCGCACCCAAACTTGCCTAA
- the pdxA gene encoding 4-hydroxythreonine-4-phosphate dehydrogenase, translated as MHKKKLAISIGDTNGVGIEIILKSHKYISTLCEPIYCAHKTLFAKSLHHFKSLSKKQDFQEMIAKDMHFSHPHDTRIPKISPSQLHKASGRYSFASFTHGLDLVDKSQADALITLPIHKAAWKKSGIHYAGHTQVLRARYKKDAIMMLGCEEMLVALFSEHIPLKSVSSAISTDKYVRFLIALYRSFKFDEALVLGFNPHCGDSGAIGGKEDKKIESAINKVNKFLKKEVFCGIVPPDSAFTPANRARFSLFVAPYHDIGLATLKALYFEKSINISLNLPIIRTSVDHGVAYDIAYQGIASTQSYQNAVKFALKMIDEKQNMEERIHKTSMQVQIPAR; from the coding sequence ATGCACAAGAAAAAACTAGCAATAAGCATAGGCGATACAAATGGCGTGGGGATAGAGATTATCCTAAAATCTCACAAATATATCTCTACACTTTGCGAGCCGATATATTGCGCTCACAAGACTTTGTTTGCCAAGTCTTTGCACCATTTCAAATCTTTGAGCAAAAAACAAGATTTCCAAGAGATGATAGCCAAAGATATGCACTTCTCTCACCCACACGACACTAGAATCCCTAAAATATCGCCCTCACAGCTTCACAAAGCAAGCGGGCGATACAGCTTTGCTAGCTTCACTCACGGGCTTGACTTGGTGGACAAATCACAAGCGGACGCGCTAATCACGCTCCCTATACACAAAGCTGCGTGGAAAAAGTCAGGTATCCACTACGCAGGACACACCCAAGTGCTAAGGGCGCGATACAAAAAAGACGCCATAATGATGCTAGGCTGTGAGGAAATGCTAGTGGCTCTCTTTAGCGAGCATATCCCGCTAAAGTCGGTAAGTAGCGCGATTAGCACAGATAAATATGTGCGCTTTTTAATCGCTTTGTATCGTAGCTTCAAGTTTGATGAAGCACTTGTGCTTGGGTTTAATCCTCATTGTGGCGATAGCGGGGCAATCGGTGGCAAGGAGGACAAAAAAATAGAATCCGCCATAAACAAAGTCAATAAATTCCTAAAAAAAGAGGTTTTTTGTGGGATTGTCCCACCAGATAGTGCTTTTACCCCTGCGAATCGGGCGAGATTTTCGCTATTTGTCGCTCCATATCACGACATAGGGCTAGCCACGCTAAAAGCCCTCTACTTTGAAAAAAGCATAAATATCAGCTTAAATCTACCCATTATCCGCACTTCAGTCGACCACGGCGTGGCGTATGACATAGCATATCAAGGCATAGCAAGCACGCAAAGCTACCAAAACGCCGTAAAATTTGCCCTAAAAATGATAGATGAGAAGCAAAATATGGAGGAGAGAATCCATAAAACAAGTATGCAAGTCCAAATCCCAGCACGCTAA